A window from Agrobacterium tumefaciens encodes these proteins:
- a CDS encoding exopolysaccharide production repressor protein: MYAPRVFFSMIGALLAFAVATYFIHGSFYTAFIQTLICAVILQVGYFIGILVLVAREKRRMRETFSLDRNAETITTDTVKSAPPHGAKLSDM; the protein is encoded by the coding sequence ATGTATGCACCTCGTGTTTTTTTCAGCATGATCGGTGCATTGCTTGCTTTTGCGGTTGCCACATACTTCATCCACGGATCGTTCTATACGGCCTTCATCCAGACCCTCATCTGTGCCGTCATTCTGCAAGTCGGTTATTTTATTGGGATTCTGGTTCTTGTCGCCCGCGAAAAACGGCGGATGCGGGAAACCTTCTCGCTGGATCGTAACGCCGAGACGATTACGACGGACACGGTCAAAAGCGCCCCGCCGCATGGTGCCAAACTGAGCGATATGTGA
- a CDS encoding sarcosine oxidase subunit beta family protein, producing MRKYSVFAVAREALRGHKGWDAQWASPEPRKDYDVIIIGGGGHGLGAAYYLAKEHGVTNVAVLEKGWLGGGNAGRNTTIIRSNYLYEESMDIYEHSLKLWEGLSQDLNYNVMYSARGVMMLSHNIHDRQSFSRHINANRLYGIDNEWLTPEQAKAYCPPLDISGNARYPINGAALQRRGGTARHDAVAWGYARAASDRGVHIIQNCEVTGIRRGPDGAVTGVETNRGFIGAKKIGVSAAGHSSVIMKMADVRVPLHSNPLQALVSEPLKPIFPCVVMSNTVHAYISQSDKGELVIGAGTDQYNSYSQTGGLQIITHTLDAICELFPIFRRVKMMRQWGGITDNTPDRSAIQSVTPVPNLFVNCGWGTGGFKATPGSANLFAHLIARGEPHRLAAGLTLDRFRTGRLIDEAAAAAVAH from the coding sequence ATGCGCAAATATTCCGTTTTTGCCGTGGCGCGTGAGGCGTTGCGGGGTCATAAAGGGTGGGATGCGCAATGGGCCTCACCCGAGCCGCGCAAGGATTATGATGTCATCATCATCGGCGGCGGCGGCCACGGGCTGGGCGCTGCCTACTATCTGGCCAAGGAGCACGGCGTCACCAATGTCGCGGTTCTGGAGAAAGGCTGGCTCGGTGGCGGCAATGCCGGCCGCAACACAACCATCATCCGTTCCAACTATCTCTATGAAGAGAGCATGGATATTTACGAGCATTCCCTGAAGCTGTGGGAAGGCTTGAGCCAGGATCTCAATTACAACGTCATGTATTCGGCGCGCGGCGTAATGATGCTGTCGCACAATATTCATGACCGGCAATCCTTCAGCCGCCATATCAATGCCAACCGTCTTTACGGGATCGACAATGAGTGGCTGACGCCGGAGCAGGCGAAAGCCTATTGCCCGCCGCTCGATATATCAGGCAATGCGCGTTATCCGATCAACGGTGCAGCACTCCAGCGCCGCGGCGGCACGGCGCGCCACGATGCGGTGGCCTGGGGTTATGCGCGCGCGGCCTCCGACCGCGGCGTGCACATCATCCAGAACTGCGAGGTCACGGGCATTCGTCGCGGACCTGACGGGGCTGTGACGGGCGTCGAGACCAATCGCGGTTTTATCGGCGCGAAGAAAATCGGCGTTTCCGCCGCCGGCCACTCCTCCGTCATCATGAAAATGGCTGACGTGCGGGTTCCTCTGCATTCCAATCCGTTGCAGGCGCTGGTGTCGGAACCGCTGAAGCCGATCTTCCCCTGCGTCGTCATGTCCAACACGGTGCATGCCTATATTTCGCAATCCGATAAGGGCGAGCTGGTGATTGGTGCCGGCACGGACCAGTATAATTCCTATTCCCAGACCGGTGGTCTCCAGATCATCACCCACACGCTGGACGCCATCTGCGAGCTCTTCCCGATCTTCCGCCGCGTGAAGATGATGCGCCAATGGGGCGGCATCACCGACAACACGCCTGACCGTTCCGCCATCCAGAGCGTGACGCCGGTGCCAAACCTCTTCGTCAATTGCGGCTGGGGTACGGGTGGTTTCAAGGCGACACCGGGGTCGGCAAATCTTTTCGCGCATCTCATCGCCCGCGGGGAACCGCATCGTCTGGCCGCCGGTTTGACGCTCGACCGGTTCCGCACCGGCCGCCTGATCGACGAGGCTGCCGCTGCCGCGGTGGCCCATTGA
- a CDS encoding glycosyltransferase family 2 protein: MVSGSQPICVIIAAKNASETIDIAIRSALVEPEVGEVVVIDDGSTDTTSDVAHAADDGTGRLRVVRFDINRGPSAARNHAISISSAPLISILDADDFFFRGRFAAMLADDDWDLVADNIAFIQQSVPGASSMQPLRFEPQARYLSLTEFVEGNISRPGVERGETGFLKPVIRRAFLDKHALRYDEGLRLGEDYELYVRALAAGARYKVIRHCGYGAIVRGNSLSGRHRTEDLLRLYEADKAILAGCQLSAEEKAILSEHEKHIRAKFELRHFLDTKKQKGMGGALSHALTRLPALPAITRGIWSDKTARFRKTPPVRDVRYLLDGTPVS; encoded by the coding sequence ATGGTGAGCGGTTCACAGCCCATTTGCGTCATCATCGCTGCGAAAAACGCATCCGAAACGATCGATATCGCCATTCGCTCCGCACTTGTGGAACCGGAAGTCGGCGAGGTCGTGGTGATCGACGACGGTTCCACCGATACGACAAGCGATGTGGCACATGCGGCGGATGACGGCACGGGGCGGCTCCGGGTTGTGCGATTCGACATCAATCGTGGCCCTTCGGCCGCGCGCAACCATGCGATCTCGATTTCCTCCGCCCCGCTCATCAGTATTCTCGATGCGGACGACTTCTTTTTCCGGGGCCGTTTTGCCGCCATGCTGGCCGATGACGACTGGGACCTGGTGGCCGACAATATCGCCTTCATCCAGCAATCGGTTCCAGGCGCATCCTCCATGCAGCCGCTACGCTTCGAACCGCAGGCGCGGTATCTGTCGCTCACGGAATTCGTGGAGGGCAATATTTCCAGGCCCGGCGTGGAACGCGGGGAAACCGGCTTCCTGAAGCCGGTGATACGCCGCGCTTTTCTTGACAAACATGCACTGCGTTATGACGAGGGCCTGCGGCTCGGCGAGGATTATGAACTTTACGTACGGGCCCTTGCCGCTGGCGCCCGTTATAAAGTCATCCGCCATTGCGGTTACGGCGCGATCGTTCGCGGCAACTCCCTGAGCGGCCGCCACCGCACTGAAGATCTTCTTCGTCTATACGAGGCGGACAAGGCCATTCTGGCCGGCTGCCAGCTCTCGGCCGAGGAAAAGGCGATCCTGAGCGAACATGAAAAACACATCCGCGCCAAATTCGAGCTTCGCCATTTTCTCGATACAAAAAAGCAGAAAGGCATGGGCGGCGCGCTAAGCCATGCGCTCACGCGGCTACCGGCCCTGCCCGCCATCACGCGCGGCATCTGGAGCGACAAGACTGCCCGCTTCCGTAAAACGCCGCCGGTGCGGGATGTACGTTATCTGCTGGATGGCACGCCGGTTTCGTGA
- a CDS encoding sarcosine oxidase subunit delta: MLLIHCPYCGEDRSELEFRWAGEAHIARPENIADISDEAFAEYFFIRDNDKGLVFERWRHIHGCGRFFNAARDSVSDKFLMTYKAGEAKPDTETVLSAEKGAGQ, encoded by the coding sequence ATGCTTCTGATCCATTGCCCCTATTGCGGGGAAGACCGTTCCGAACTGGAATTCCGCTGGGCGGGCGAAGCCCATATCGCCCGACCGGAAAACATCGCCGATATCTCCGACGAGGCCTTTGCGGAATATTTCTTCATTCGCGACAATGACAAGGGCCTCGTTTTCGAGCGCTGGCGTCACATTCACGGCTGCGGCCGTTTCTTCAACGCCGCCCGCGATTCCGTCAGCGATAAATTCCTGATGACCTACAAGGCCGGCGAAGCGAAACCGGATACTGAGACGGTCCTTTCCGCAGAAAAGGGAGCCGGGCAATGA
- a CDS encoding sarcosine oxidase subunit alpha encodes MSGDYRIKGAGRLTPARTARFTFDGKIYPALEGDTVASALLANGVHLIGRSFKYHRPRGFLSAGPEEPNALIDVSRDSLRKQPNVRATVQEVFDGAIIASQNRFPSLSFDLSAINDLLSPMFAAGFYYKTFMWPKAAWHKIYEPLIRRAAGLGKAPSEPDADHYSGRYAHCDVLVAGAGVAGLTAALSAAKTGASVILVDENAEVGGALRFDTGAVINGLPGYEWAQKVLAELQSMPNVRVLTRTTAFGYYNHNFVALAERVTDHLATPARHQPRERLWQVRAKKVVLAAGAIERHMVFANNDRPGIMLAAAARTYLNQYGVSVGHNVGVYTAHDSAYETAFDLKKAGVKIAAIVDCRENPDQRLLDEARALGIEVLAGYSVYNTAGRLRVSSMTVGRNGGSNKRKIAIDALVVSAGWTPSVHLFSQSRGKLKFDAANQRFLPDVHVQNCVSIGACNGTDDLSAIIAEAAVAGGGSVGFSGENVRAWTGGMIGAAEGAGEGTGVKAFIDFQHDVCAKDIRLAVREGMHSVEHIKRFTTNGMASDQGKMSNMHGLAIASEALGRDLPKVGLTTFRQPYTPVTFGTIVNHSRGALFDPARKTPMHEEELAAGAVFEDVGNWKRAWFFPRAGEDMHEALNRECKTVRTSVGVFDASTLGKIEVVGPDAAKFLNLIYTNAWDTLKPGRCRYGIMTREDGFVYDDGVVGRLAEDRFHVTTTTGGAPRVLQHMEDYLQTEFPDLNVWLTSATEQWAVIAVQGPKAREVIAPFVEGIDLSPEAFPHMAVAEGKFCGVPTRLFRVSFTGELGFEINVPADYGAAVWSAIRDRAEAVGGCLYGTETMHILRAEKGYIIVGQDTDGTVTPDDAGLAWAVSKKKTDFVGIRGLKRIDLTRSGRKQLVGLKTKDRLTVPDEGGQIVADPNQPKPMTMLGHVTSAYWSENLGHSIAFALVADGRARMGETLYIPLADKTIAVEVTDMVFLDKEGARLNG; translated from the coding sequence ATGAGCGGCGACTATCGTATCAAGGGCGCCGGCCGTCTCACCCCGGCCAGAACCGCGCGTTTCACCTTCGACGGCAAGATCTATCCGGCACTGGAGGGCGATACCGTTGCGTCAGCGCTTCTGGCCAATGGCGTGCATCTGATCGGCCGTTCATTCAAATATCACCGTCCGCGCGGTTTCCTGTCCGCCGGGCCGGAAGAGCCGAACGCGCTGATCGATGTGTCGCGGGACAGCCTGCGCAAGCAGCCCAATGTGCGCGCCACGGTTCAGGAAGTGTTCGACGGGGCCATCATTGCCTCGCAGAACCGTTTCCCGTCGCTGTCCTTCGATCTGAGCGCCATCAACGACCTTCTGTCGCCGATGTTCGCGGCTGGCTTTTATTATAAGACCTTCATGTGGCCGAAGGCCGCCTGGCACAAGATTTACGAACCGCTGATCCGCCGTGCGGCCGGTCTCGGCAAGGCGCCGAGCGAGCCGGATGCCGATCACTATTCCGGCCGTTATGCCCATTGCGACGTGCTGGTCGCAGGTGCCGGTGTTGCCGGTCTGACGGCGGCCTTGTCCGCGGCGAAAACCGGAGCCAGCGTCATTCTGGTGGATGAAAATGCCGAAGTCGGCGGCGCGCTGCGCTTCGATACCGGCGCGGTCATCAATGGTCTTCCCGGTTACGAGTGGGCGCAGAAGGTTCTCGCCGAGCTGCAGTCCATGCCGAATGTGCGGGTTCTGACGCGCACGACGGCCTTTGGGTATTACAACCACAATTTCGTCGCGCTGGCGGAGCGCGTCACCGATCATCTTGCCACACCGGCCAGACACCAGCCGCGTGAGCGGCTGTGGCAGGTGCGCGCCAAGAAGGTCGTGCTCGCGGCAGGCGCGATCGAGCGCCATATGGTCTTTGCCAATAATGACCGCCCAGGCATCATGCTGGCTGCGGCTGCCCGCACCTATCTCAACCAGTACGGCGTGTCCGTCGGCCATAATGTCGGTGTCTATACTGCCCATGATTCGGCCTATGAGACGGCCTTCGACCTGAAGAAGGCCGGCGTGAAGATCGCCGCCATCGTCGATTGCCGCGAGAACCCGGATCAGCGCCTGCTGGACGAGGCACGGGCGCTCGGCATCGAGGTGCTGGCGGGCTATAGCGTTTACAACACCGCCGGCCGCCTGCGCGTCTCTTCCATGACGGTTGGCCGCAATGGTGGCTCCAACAAGCGCAAGATCGCCATCGATGCGCTTGTGGTTTCGGCCGGATGGACGCCATCCGTGCATCTCTTCTCGCAATCGCGCGGCAAGCTGAAGTTTGACGCGGCTAACCAGCGTTTCCTGCCTGACGTCCATGTGCAGAACTGCGTTTCCATCGGCGCATGCAACGGCACGGACGATCTTTCCGCGATCATTGCCGAAGCGGCCGTTGCCGGCGGTGGTTCGGTAGGGTTCTCCGGCGAGAATGTCCGGGCCTGGACCGGCGGCATGATCGGTGCGGCCGAAGGCGCGGGTGAGGGCACCGGGGTCAAGGCCTTCATCGATTTCCAGCACGATGTCTGCGCCAAGGATATCCGCCTCGCCGTGCGCGAAGGCATGCATTCCGTCGAGCATATCAAACGCTTCACCACCAATGGCATGGCGTCGGATCAGGGCAAGATGTCAAACATGCATGGCCTCGCCATCGCATCGGAAGCGCTGGGTCGGGATTTGCCCAAGGTCGGTCTCACCACCTTCCGCCAGCCCTATACCCCTGTTACCTTCGGCACGATCGTCAACCATTCGCGCGGCGCGCTGTTCGACCCGGCCCGCAAGACGCCGATGCATGAGGAAGAGCTGGCGGCCGGCGCGGTGTTCGAGGATGTCGGCAACTGGAAACGCGCCTGGTTCTTCCCGCGTGCGGGTGAAGACATGCACGAAGCGCTCAACCGTGAATGCAAGACCGTTCGGACAAGTGTCGGCGTGTTCGATGCCTCGACACTCGGCAAGATCGAAGTGGTAGGCCCGGATGCGGCGAAGTTCCTGAACCTCATCTACACCAATGCCTGGGACACGCTGAAACCCGGCCGCTGCCGTTATGGCATCATGACCCGCGAAGATGGCTTCGTTTACGATGACGGTGTTGTCGGGCGTCTGGCCGAGGACCGTTTCCATGTGACGACGACCACGGGCGGCGCGCCGCGTGTTCTCCAGCATATGGAAGATTATCTTCAGACCGAATTCCCAGATCTCAATGTCTGGCTCACCTCGGCAACCGAACAATGGGCTGTCATTGCCGTGCAGGGCCCGAAGGCGCGAGAGGTGATCGCGCCTTTCGTCGAGGGCATCGATCTGTCGCCGGAAGCCTTCCCACATATGGCGGTGGCCGAAGGCAAGTTCTGCGGTGTGCCGACGCGGCTTTTCCGCGTCTCCTTCACCGGCGAACTCGGTTTCGAAATCAATGTCCCTGCCGATTACGGCGCAGCCGTCTGGTCCGCGATCCGCGACAGGGCGGAAGCCGTGGGCGGTTGCCTTTACGGCACCGAGACCATGCATATCCTGCGTGCGGAAAAGGGCTATATCATCGTCGGTCAGGATACGGACGGTACGGTGACGCCTGACGATGCCGGGCTCGCCTGGGCCGTTTCCAAAAAGAAGACGGATTTCGTCGGCATTCGCGGCCTGAAACGCATTGATCTGACGCGCAGCGGCCGCAAGCAACTCGTTGGTCTGAAGACGAAGGACCGGCTGACCGTGCCCGACGAAGGCGGCCAGATTGTCGCCGACCCGAACCAGCCGAAGCCGATGACCATGCTCGGCCATGTCACCTCCGCCTATTGGTCGGAAAATCTCGGCCATTCCATCGCTTTTGCGCTGGTGGCGGATGGCAGGGCGCGTATGGGCGAAACGCTCTACATTCCGCTTGCCGATAAAACCATTGCCGTCGAAGTGACCGACATGGTCTTCCTCGATAAGGAAGGAGCCCGTCTCAATGGCTGA
- a CDS encoding polysaccharide pyruvyl transferase family protein translates to MKPYHWESHHGNFGDDLNLWLWDFLLPGLRDVHDDVMLVGVGTVLNDILLPGKQRKLVIGSGYGYGAVPDTSTEFWDIRCVRGEKTAAKLGLAPEKGIVDPAVMVTEMPDFKGLPKLYKKTFVPHWESAEFGMWETVCEPAGLTYLDPRGEAKAVIRAIAQSEFIVAESMHGAILADAFRVPWVAVSTSLSINSFKWSDWAGSVGVDYQPRYVPVSTRAEAAKKGSRFWGMSFPSPSAPAITEAGSAAAHEGPAHEGDVLVRPRETQPRSLRKLAKQVLAAPSTLALWQASRAEPRLSPDGRLEERKERFAAVLETVKRDYL, encoded by the coding sequence ATGAAACCTTACCACTGGGAATCTCATCATGGCAATTTTGGTGACGATCTCAACCTGTGGCTGTGGGATTTTCTGCTCCCCGGCCTGCGCGATGTGCATGATGACGTCATGCTGGTCGGCGTCGGCACTGTCCTGAACGATATTCTTTTGCCCGGAAAACAGCGCAAGCTGGTGATCGGCAGCGGTTATGGTTATGGCGCAGTGCCGGATACCAGCACCGAGTTCTGGGATATTCGCTGCGTGCGCGGCGAAAAAACCGCGGCGAAGCTCGGGCTCGCACCCGAAAAGGGCATTGTCGATCCGGCCGTCATGGTCACCGAGATGCCTGACTTCAAAGGCCTGCCCAAGCTTTACAAGAAGACCTTTGTTCCCCATTGGGAATCTGCGGAATTCGGCATGTGGGAAACCGTGTGCGAACCGGCGGGGCTGACCTATCTTGACCCGCGCGGTGAGGCAAAAGCGGTCATCCGCGCCATTGCCCAGTCGGAATTCATCGTGGCCGAATCCATGCACGGCGCAATCCTTGCCGATGCCTTCCGCGTGCCGTGGGTTGCTGTCAGCACCTCGCTGTCGATCAACAGCTTCAAATGGAGCGACTGGGCCGGCAGCGTGGGTGTCGACTATCAGCCGCGTTATGTTCCGGTCTCCACCCGCGCCGAGGCCGCGAAAAAGGGCTCGCGTTTCTGGGGCATGAGTTTCCCGTCGCCATCAGCACCCGCCATCACCGAGGCCGGTTCTGCCGCGGCGCATGAGGGCCCGGCCCATGAGGGTGACGTGCTGGTGCGGCCGCGGGAAACGCAACCCCGGTCGTTGCGCAAACTGGCCAAGCAGGTGCTGGCCGCACCTTCGACGCTGGCGCTCTGGCAGGCAAGCCGCGCGGAGCCGCGCCTCAGTCCGGATGGCCGGCTGGAGGAGCGCAAGGAGCGTTTTGCCGCCGTTCTGGAAACGGTGAAGCGGGATTATCTTTGA
- a CDS encoding tetratricopeptide repeat protein encodes MIAVDTCVVKNADASTRRLPLKNNRGFRASLVICTVLAGLSGCATSNQTDDVFRIDRAQGSQENIASLTSVINANPQDPEGYNVRGSAYGRAGDSRRAIEDFNKALQLNPRFYQAYANRALVYRNSGQQQQALQDYNAALQINASYDVALIGRGNLYRQSGRVNEAFSDFSRAIELETTDGRAWHNRGLIYQLRNQHAQAIEDFSKAISLSSTSPEPYNGRGLSYVALNDDENAFADFNHAISLDGNVAESWANQALVYERRGDMAKAAKSYSHAARLDPKYKPALDGVARTRGASAS; translated from the coding sequence ATGATCGCTGTCGACACCTGTGTTGTGAAAAACGCCGATGCCTCCACGCGCCGGTTGCCATTGAAAAACAACAGAGGGTTTCGCGCTTCTCTGGTCATCTGCACCGTGCTTGCCGGCCTTTCCGGCTGTGCGACATCCAACCAGACGGACGATGTGTTCAGGATCGACCGTGCCCAGGGCTCGCAGGAAAACATCGCCTCGCTCACCTCGGTCATCAACGCCAATCCGCAGGATCCGGAAGGCTACAATGTCCGCGGCTCGGCTTATGGCCGCGCCGGCGATTCGCGCCGCGCCATCGAGGACTTCAACAAGGCGCTGCAGTTGAACCCGCGCTTTTACCAGGCCTATGCCAACCGCGCGCTCGTTTACCGCAACAGCGGACAGCAGCAGCAGGCCCTGCAGGACTACAACGCCGCCCTGCAGATCAATGCAAGCTATGATGTGGCACTGATCGGCCGCGGCAATCTCTACCGCCAGTCTGGCCGCGTGAACGAAGCCTTCAGCGATTTCTCCCGCGCCATCGAGCTGGAAACCACCGACGGGCGCGCATGGCACAATCGCGGCCTGATCTACCAGCTGCGCAACCAGCATGCCCAGGCGATCGAGGACTTCTCCAAGGCAATCTCGCTGTCATCGACGTCGCCGGAGCCCTATAACGGTCGCGGTCTTTCTTATGTCGCGCTGAATGACGACGAAAACGCCTTTGCCGATTTCAATCACGCCATTTCGCTGGATGGCAATGTGGCGGAATCCTGGGCCAACCAGGCGCTGGTCTATGAGCGCCGCGGCGATATGGCCAAGGCCGCCAAGTCCTATTCGCACGCAGCGCGGCTGGACCCCAAATACAAACCGGCACTCGATGGCGTTGCACGCACGCGCGGCGCCAGCGCGTCCTGA
- a CDS encoding IS4 family transposase — protein sequence MRHYNSVFHDLLKRVAWSRFDRLVDEHGADKHVRRLSTKSQFIALLYGQLSGAVSLREIVGGLESHAARLYHVGARPVSRSTLCDANARRSSEVFAGLFREMVARAGRGLRRSVSEATYLIDATGVRLSGAGCDWARFSHQACGAKVHVVYDADAERPIYAAVTPANVNDITAAKAMPIAAGATYVFDLGYYDFGWWAALDKAGCRIVTRFKSHTKLTVTSQQAVSGDGIVLFDRIGLLPARMAASRRNRFGDPVREITVRTQTGKVLRLLTNDLDAPAQEIADLYKRRWAIELFFRWVKQTLRIRHFLGNSENAVRIQIAVALIAYLLLRMAQADQKLVQSPLAFARLVRANLMHRRRTDSLTRPPPAKTADPRQMTLLGMEI from the coding sequence GTGCGGCACTACAATAGCGTATTCCACGATCTGTTGAAGCGGGTGGCGTGGAGCAGGTTCGACAGGCTTGTGGATGAGCATGGCGCCGACAAGCATGTGCGCCGGCTGTCAACGAAGAGCCAGTTCATCGCCCTGCTTTACGGCCAGTTGTCCGGAGCCGTCAGTCTGCGCGAGATCGTCGGCGGCCTCGAAAGCCATGCCGCGCGGCTTTATCACGTCGGTGCAAGGCCGGTGTCGCGCTCGACGCTGTGCGATGCCAATGCACGGCGCTCAAGCGAGGTCTTTGCCGGTCTGTTTCGCGAGATGGTCGCCCGCGCGGGCCGCGGGTTGCGCCGGTCGGTGTCGGAGGCCACCTATCTCATCGACGCGACCGGCGTTCGGCTGAGCGGAGCCGGGTGCGACTGGGCACGGTTTTCCCATCAGGCCTGCGGCGCCAAGGTTCACGTCGTCTACGACGCCGATGCCGAGCGACCGATCTATGCGGCGGTCACGCCCGCCAATGTCAACGACATCACAGCCGCCAAGGCCATGCCGATCGCGGCGGGTGCGACCTATGTGTTCGATCTTGGCTATTATGATTTCGGCTGGTGGGCGGCGCTCGACAAGGCCGGCTGCCGCATCGTCACGCGGTTCAAGTCCCATACGAAGCTGACCGTAACAAGCCAGCAAGCTGTCAGCGGCGATGGCATCGTCCTCTTCGATCGCATCGGGCTTCTGCCCGCCCGCATGGCGGCAAGCCGCCGCAATCGGTTTGGCGACCCCGTGCGGGAGATCACAGTCAGGACGCAGACGGGCAAGGTGCTGCGACTGCTGACCAACGATCTCGACGCGCCCGCACAGGAGATCGCCGATCTCTACAAACGGCGCTGGGCGATCGAACTGTTCTTTCGCTGGGTCAAGCAGACGCTGAGGATTCGGCATTTCCTTGGCAACAGCGAGAACGCCGTGCGCATTCAGATCGCCGTGGCGCTCATCGCCTATCTATTGTTGCGCATGGCGCAGGCAGACCAGAAACTCGTCCAAAGCCCACTGGCATTCGCACGCCTGGTGCGCGCCAATCTTATGCATCGCCGAAGAACCGACAGCCTCACAAGGCCGCCACCAGCGAAAACCGCCGATCCAAGACAGATGACACTTCTCGGAATGGAAATTTAA
- a CDS encoding DUF6074 family protein, giving the protein MTTSSEVIAFPAKNRIADVKRCATMLDRLHGVEANDFWRRECRELAARLMALGYEDAAMRREVMEFQNAVQAELWTGDATPEARRDSH; this is encoded by the coding sequence GTGACAACGAGTTCAGAAGTAATCGCCTTTCCGGCAAAGAACCGCATTGCCGACGTAAAACGATGTGCAACCATGCTCGACCGGCTGCATGGTGTGGAGGCGAATGATTTCTGGCGCAGGGAGTGCCGCGAGCTGGCTGCCCGCCTGATGGCGCTCGGCTATGAGGACGCCGCCATGCGGCGCGAGGTCATGGAGTTTCAAAACGCGGTGCAGGCGGAATTGTGGACGGGCGACGCCACGCCTGAGGCACGCCGCGACAGCCATTGA
- the rpsU gene encoding 30S ribosomal protein S21, whose product MQVLVRDNNVDQALRALKKKMQREGIFREMKMRDYYEKPSQKRAREKAEAVRRVRKLARKRAQREGLVAAPRAGR is encoded by the coding sequence GTGCAGGTACTAGTCCGCGACAATAACGTTGATCAGGCGCTCCGCGCCCTGAAGAAAAAGATGCAGCGCGAAGGCATTTTCCGTGAAATGAAGATGCGCGATTATTACGAAAAGCCCTCCCAGAAGCGCGCCCGCGAAAAGGCTGAAGCCGTTCGCCGCGTTCGCAAGCTGGCACGCAAGCGTGCACAGCGCGAAGGTCTGGTTGCAGCCCCCCGCGCAGGCCGTTAA
- a CDS encoding glycosyltransferase family 2 protein, translating to MARFTVVIPYYQKQHGVLGRALASVFAQTYQDFDLVIVDDESPYPIDKELAELSQEQKDRIIVIKQANAGPGGARNTGLDHVPDGTDYVAFLDSDDIWTPDHLQNAAFALTTYGGECYWASMQASDEFYYHFAISELEKNEGAARLSEKPLVIELPDLASVMLRNWSFLHLSCMVIGRSLFEKIRFDPALRLAAEDVLFFCDSILASKRTLLCDDAGAMRGMGVNIFHSIDNTSPEFLRQQFNTWVALDTLEGRFSRRPADVASIASYKNTARKQALWSQAGNLKRRRAPQFGLLFKWAMRDPALLRAAFELGAGKIVRSR from the coding sequence ATGGCAAGATTTACTGTCGTCATTCCCTACTACCAAAAGCAGCACGGTGTCTTGGGACGTGCACTCGCATCGGTTTTTGCGCAGACTTACCAGGACTTCGATCTTGTCATCGTAGATGACGAATCGCCATACCCGATCGACAAGGAACTTGCGGAACTTTCGCAAGAACAGAAAGACCGGATTATCGTCATTAAACAGGCCAATGCCGGCCCGGGCGGTGCGCGCAACACGGGTCTCGACCATGTGCCTGATGGCACCGACTATGTCGCCTTTCTCGATTCCGACGATATCTGGACACCCGACCATCTGCAAAATGCTGCCTTCGCGCTTACGACCTATGGCGGTGAGTGCTACTGGGCATCCATGCAGGCAAGTGACGAATTTTATTACCATTTCGCCATTTCCGAGCTGGAGAAGAATGAGGGCGCGGCACGGCTTTCCGAGAAACCGCTGGTGATCGAACTGCCGGATCTCGCAAGCGTCATGCTGCGTAACTGGAGCTTCCTGCATCTCTCCTGCATGGTGATCGGCCGTTCTCTTTTTGAAAAGATTCGCTTCGATCCGGCGCTTCGTCTGGCGGCCGAAGATGTGCTGTTTTTCTGTGATTCCATCCTTGCATCGAAGCGCACGCTTCTATGTGACGACGCCGGCGCCATGCGCGGAATGGGGGTCAATATCTTCCACAGCATCGACAATACCTCGCCGGAATTCCTGCGCCAGCAGTTCAATACCTGGGTGGCGCTCGATACTCTGGAGGGGCGTTTTTCACGCCGGCCGGCCGATGTGGCCTCCATCGCCTCCTATAAAAATACCGCCCGCAAACAGGCGCTGTGGAGCCAGGCCGGCAATCTGAAACGGCGCAGGGCACCCCAGTTCGGGCTGCTGTTCAAATGGGCGATGCGCGATCCCGCACTGCTGCGGGCCGCTTTCGAGCTGGGTGCAGGAAAAATCGTCCGCTCAAGATGA